Proteins co-encoded in one Amia ocellicauda isolate fAmiCal2 chromosome 11, fAmiCal2.hap1, whole genome shotgun sequence genomic window:
- the htr1d gene encoding 5-hydroxytryptamine receptor 1D, whose translation MMDRGNQSANSYQMLSGNSTQNPGDMMWDESSLLGLQISLSIILAIITLATVLSNIFVVITIFLTRKLHTPANFLIGSLAVTDLLVSILVMPISIVYTVSKTWSLGQIMCDIWLSSDITFCTASILHLCVIALDRYWAITDALEYSKRRTTRRAAVMIAVVWVISISISMPPLFWRQAKAHEELTECNVNTDQISYTIYSTFGAFYVPSVLLMILYGRIYVAARSRIFKPPSSCGKRFTTAQLIGGSAGSSLCSINSNSNQEGQQPSGSPVFVNHVKVKLADSVLERKRICAARERKATKTLGIILGAFVFCWLPFFVGTLVLGICKTCWFHPVLFDFFTWLGYLNSLINPVIYTAFNDEFKQAFQKLMKFKKCY comes from the coding sequence ATGATGGACAGAGGTAACCAGTCCGCTAATAGCTACCAGATGCTCTCTGGAAATAGCACCCAGAACCCCGGTGACATGATGTGGGACGAGAGCAGCCTCTTGGGGCTGCAGATCTCCTTGTCAATCATCTTGGCCATCATCACCCTGGCCACCGTGCTGTCCAACATCTTCGTGGTGATCACCATCTTCCTGACGCGCAAGCTCCACACGCCGGCCAACTTCCTGATCGGCTCGCTGGCAGTGACGGACCTGCTGGTGTCCATCCTGGTGATGCCAATCAGCATCGTCTACACAGTGAGCAAAACCTGGTCGCTGGGGCAGATCATGTGCGACATCTGGCTGTCGTCGGACATCACCTTCTGCACGGCGTCCATCCTCCACCTCTGCGTCATCGCCCTGGACCGCTACTGGGCCATCACGGACGCCCTGGAGTACTCCAAGAGGAGGACCACACGCCGGGCCGCGGTGATGATCGCTGTAGTATGGGtgatctccatctccatctccatgCCGCCCCTCTTCTGGAGGCAGGCCAAGGCTCACGAGGAGCTGACCGAGTGCAACGTTAACACGGACCAGATCTCCTACACCATTTACTCCACTTTTGGCGCCTTCTATGTCCCCAGTGTGCTGCTGATGATCCTCTATGGGCGCATCTACGTGGCAGCCAGGTCCAGGATCTTCAAGCCACCATCCTCCTGTGGGAAACGATTCACCACCGCCCAGCTCATCGGAGGTTCGGCCGGATCCTCCTTGTGCTCAATCAACTCAAACTCAAACCAGGAGGGCCAGCAGCCCAGTGGCTCGCCGGTGTTCGTTAACCATGTCAAGGTGAAGCTGGCGGACAGTGTGCTCGAAAGGAAGAGGATCTGTGCGGCCAGGGAGAGGAAAGCCACCAAGACCCTGGGGATAATCCTGGGTGCTTTTGTCTTTTGCTGGTTGCCATTCTTTGTGGGGACCTTGGTGTTGGGCATTTGCAAGACCTGCTGGTTCCACCCAGTCCTCTTTGACTTCTTTACCTGGTTAGGCTACCTGAATTCCCTCATCAACCCAGTGATCTACACCGCTTTCAACGACGAATTCAAGCAAGCTTTCCAGAAACTCATGAAGTTCAAAAAATGCTATTAA